In the genome of Neisseria animaloris, one region contains:
- a CDS encoding PTS sugar transporter subunit IIA, translating to MIGIIIVTHEAIGAAYRGLAQHFFMETPPHIRLLGVEPNDGHDEIIAKIQNLISGIDPEGQGVLVLTDIFGATPCNAARQLVVPGKVAMLTGLNAPMMVKAVQYSAAAEDLTAFTETVKQAAVNGILSITNPPEGEYEVC from the coding sequence ATGATAGGCATCATCATTGTTACCCACGAGGCCATAGGTGCCGCTTACCGTGGGTTGGCACAGCATTTCTTTATGGAAACGCCGCCGCATATCCGCCTTTTGGGGGTGGAACCGAACGACGGGCACGACGAAATCATTGCAAAAATCCAAAATCTGATTAGCGGAATAGACCCGGAAGGGCAAGGTGTGTTGGTGCTCACCGATATTTTCGGTGCAACGCCGTGTAATGCCGCCCGCCAGTTGGTCGTGCCGGGAAAAGTGGCCATGCTCACCGGTCTCAATGCGCCGATGATGGTAAAAGCAGTGCAGTATTCCGCAGCGGCAGAAGATCTCACGGCCTTTACCGAAACCGTGAAACAAGCCGCCGTTAACGGTATTTTATCCATTACCAATCCGCCCGAGGGAGAGTATGAGGTATGCTGA
- a CDS encoding hypoxanthine-guanine phosphoribosyltransferase: MDIETKRRYTQAMLDSAELLFDEDECRRKLQRLADEITADLGGKYPLVLPVMGGAVVFTGQLLPLLRFPLDFDYVHVSRYGDKLKGGNFNWLRAPQESVADRHVLILDDILDEGHTMAAIKEQVLALGAASCSTAVFANKLIDKEKPITADYVGINVPNRYVFGYGMDAAGAWRNLGAVYALREQ, encoded by the coding sequence ATGGACATCGAAACCAAACGCCGTTATACCCAAGCCATGCTCGACAGCGCAGAACTGCTGTTCGATGAAGACGAGTGCCGCCGCAAATTGCAACGCCTTGCAGATGAAATCACAGCCGATTTGGGCGGGAAATACCCGCTGGTTTTGCCGGTGATGGGCGGGGCTGTGGTGTTTACCGGCCAGCTTCTGCCGCTGCTGCGTTTTCCTTTGGATTTCGATTACGTTCATGTTTCGCGCTACGGCGACAAATTGAAAGGCGGCAACTTCAACTGGTTGCGTGCACCGCAAGAGAGCGTGGCCGACCGCCATGTGCTGATTCTCGACGATATTCTCGACGAAGGGCATACCATGGCCGCCATCAAAGAGCAGGTGTTGGCATTGGGAGCCGCATCATGCTCAACCGCCGTGTTTGCCAACAAACTGATCGATAAAGAAAAACCGATTACGGCCGATTATGTCGGCATCAACGTGCCCAACCGCTATGTGTTCGGCTATGGTATGGATGCTGCCGGTGCATGGCGTAATCTGGGCGCGGTATACGCCTTGCGCGAGCAGTAA
- a CDS encoding RluA family pseudouridine synthase — translation MPTISKDLVNHISIPPEDAGQRLDNFLIKILKGVPKSHIQRIIRAGEVRLNKKRCKPTDRIEAGDVLRIPPVRIAEKQRPSENMPVPARDFEIVYEDDAMLVVNKPSGVAVHGGSGVSFGVIEQLRRARPEARYLELVHRLDKDTSGLLMIAKKRSALVKLHEAIRNDHPKKVYLALGVGKLAQDKLNVKLPLFKYTGAQGEKMVRVSENGQHAHTVFRVLKCFSDGLLHQVGLSHLTLVEATLKTGRTHQIRVHMQSQQCPIAGDERYGDYQANKRLQKLGLKRMFLHAAELHLQHPLTGEPLKLVAPLPQELEQLVTVLAHQHKAE, via the coding sequence ATGCCGACAATTAGCAAAGACTTGGTTAACCACATCAGCATCCCGCCGGAAGACGCAGGGCAGCGGCTCGACAACTTTTTAATCAAGATTTTGAAAGGGGTGCCCAAAAGCCATATTCAGCGCATCATCCGCGCAGGCGAAGTACGCTTGAACAAAAAACGCTGCAAGCCTACCGACCGCATAGAAGCGGGCGATGTTTTGCGTATTCCGCCAGTGCGCATTGCCGAAAAGCAGAGGCCGTCTGAAAACATGCCGGTGCCTGCGCGTGATTTTGAAATCGTTTACGAAGACGATGCGATGCTGGTGGTGAACAAGCCCAGCGGCGTAGCGGTACACGGCGGCAGCGGGGTAAGTTTCGGCGTGATCGAGCAATTGCGCCGCGCCCGACCCGAAGCGCGTTATCTGGAGCTGGTGCACCGTTTGGACAAAGATACCAGCGGGCTGCTGATGATTGCGAAAAAGCGCAGTGCGTTGGTAAAGCTGCACGAAGCCATCCGCAACGACCATCCGAAAAAAGTTTATCTGGCTTTGGGCGTAGGAAAGCTGGCGCAGGATAAGTTGAATGTGAAACTGCCGCTGTTCAAATACACGGGCGCACAAGGCGAAAAGATGGTGCGCGTGAGTGAAAACGGCCAGCATGCGCATACGGTGTTCCGTGTATTGAAGTGTTTTTCAGACGGCCTGCTGCATCAGGTCGGCCTTTCGCATTTAACATTGGTGGAAGCCACCTTGAAAACCGGCCGCACCCATCAAATCCGCGTACACATGCAGTCGCAGCAGTGCCCGATTGCGGGCGACGAACGCTATGGCGACTACCAAGCCAACAAACGGCTGCAAAAACTGGGTTTGAAACGGATGTTTCTGCACGCGGCGGAACTGCATTTGCAGCACCCGCTGACGGGCGAGCCACTGAAACTGGTGGCTCCTTTGCCGCAAGAGTTGGAACAGTTGGTTACGGTGTTGGCGCATCAGCATAAAGCAGAATGA
- the ptsP gene encoding phosphoenolpyruvate--protein phosphotransferase, with amino-acid sequence MSIVLHGVSAGKGIAIGRAHLITRGMTEVPQYDVEEKDIPAEVARYEAAVKVSRKELEQLRSAIPENAPTELGAFISLHLMLLTDVTLSREPVDIIEEQFINAEWALKQQTDKLAQQFDEIDDAYLRERKQDMLQVVERIYNNLVGLSNELNLDANLLEDTILVAHDISPADTVYFKEQRVAAFVTDAGGPTSHTAILGRSLDIPSVIGLHNARKLITENEWVIVDGINGILFIAPDEVVLNEYRARAREYRNRKRELNKIKKTAATTEDGQNIELLANIESLDDIKQLHNMGADGVGLFRSEFLYLNRDTMPSEDEQYEVYSHFVKKLKGKNLTIRTVDLGVDKNPRWFGQSSTPNGSINPALGLTGIRLCLAEPVMFRTQMRAILRAALHGPVKMMWPMIASISEVKQCLVHLETAQRQLTERNEPFGEVSVGCMIEIPSAALTVGSLLKHVDFISIGTNDLIQYTLSVDRGDDAVSYLYQPSHPAVLKLIQHVIRTANRMGKTVSICGEMAGDTTFTRLLLGMGLRRFSMNPNNLLAVKDIVLRSNTMNLENETARLMRSEDPEKVEKMLKTMNAEMEAV; translated from the coding sequence ATGAGTATCGTGTTACACGGCGTGAGTGCCGGTAAAGGCATTGCTATCGGGCGCGCCCACCTGATTACGCGCGGCATGACCGAAGTGCCGCAGTATGATGTAGAAGAAAAAGACATTCCGGCCGAAGTAGCACGTTACGAAGCAGCGGTTAAAGTTTCCCGAAAGGAATTGGAACAGTTGCGCAGCGCCATTCCCGAAAACGCCCCCACCGAGCTTGGGGCGTTCATTTCGCTGCATCTGATGTTGCTGACCGACGTTACTTTGTCGCGCGAACCCGTCGATATCATCGAAGAGCAGTTTATCAATGCGGAATGGGCGTTAAAACAGCAAACCGACAAGCTGGCGCAGCAGTTCGACGAAATAGACGATGCCTATTTGCGCGAACGCAAGCAAGACATGCTTCAGGTGGTTGAGCGCATCTACAACAACTTGGTCGGTTTGAGCAACGAATTGAACCTTGATGCCAACCTGCTGGAAGACACTATTCTGGTGGCGCACGATATTTCTCCCGCTGATACTGTTTATTTCAAAGAACAACGCGTTGCCGCGTTTGTTACCGATGCCGGCGGCCCGACCAGCCATACCGCGATTTTGGGCCGCAGCTTGGATATCCCGTCGGTTATCGGCCTGCATAACGCCCGCAAACTGATTACCGAAAACGAATGGGTGATTGTAGACGGTATAAACGGCATACTGTTTATCGCCCCCGACGAAGTGGTTTTGAACGAATACCGCGCCCGCGCCCGCGAATACCGCAACCGCAAGCGCGAGCTCAATAAAATCAAAAAAACCGCTGCCACCACCGAAGACGGTCAAAATATCGAGCTGCTGGCCAATATCGAATCGCTCGACGACATCAAGCAGCTTCACAATATGGGAGCCGACGGTGTTGGTTTGTTCCGTAGCGAATTCCTCTATCTTAACCGCGACACGATGCCGTCTGAAGACGAACAATACGAGGTGTACAGCCATTTCGTTAAAAAGCTCAAAGGCAAAAACCTGACCATTCGCACCGTTGATTTGGGAGTGGATAAAAACCCGCGTTGGTTCGGCCAGAGCAGCACACCCAACGGCAGCATCAACCCTGCGCTGGGGCTGACCGGTATCCGTCTGTGCCTTGCCGAGCCGGTAATGTTCCGCACCCAGATGCGGGCGATTCTGCGAGCCGCCTTGCACGGGCCGGTAAAAATGATGTGGCCGATGATTGCTTCTATTTCCGAGGTAAAGCAATGTTTGGTGCATCTTGAAACCGCCCAACGGCAGCTTACCGAGCGTAACGAACCTTTCGGGGAAGTTTCCGTCGGCTGCATGATAGAAATACCGTCCGCCGCGCTGACCGTCGGCAGTTTGCTGAAACATGTCGACTTTATTTCCATCGGCACCAACGACTTAATTCAATACACTTTGTCGGTGGACCGCGGCGACGATGCCGTAAGCTATCTTTACCAGCCGAGCCATCCCGCTGTGCTCAAGCTCATACAGCACGTTATCCGCACGGCCAACCGTATGGGTAAAACGGTGTCGATTTGCGGGGAAATGGCAGGAGACACCACATTTACCCGCCTGTTGCTCGGTATGGGGTTGCGCCGTTTTTCGATGAATCCCAATAACCTGTTGGCGGTGAAAGATATTGTGTTGCGCAGCAACACGATGAATCTGGAAAATGAAACCGCCCGTCTGATGCGCAGTGAAGATCCGGAAAAAGTGGAAAAAATGCTGAAAACCATGAATGCTGAAATGGAAGCCGTGTGA
- a CDS encoding GIY-YIG nuclease family protein has translation MQSAEYLSLFSLPEKISDGDWYVYLVLCENGSLYCGITNCPEARFALHLAGKGAKYMRIHKPVSMRLVYMGISRGQAARVELLIKKFKVEQKRQLWAALDDFQTA, from the coding sequence ATGCAATCTGCCGAATACCTTTCCTTATTTTCTCTACCTGAAAAAATCTCAGACGGCGATTGGTACGTATATCTGGTGTTGTGCGAAAACGGTTCGCTGTATTGCGGCATCACTAACTGCCCCGAAGCACGTTTTGCCTTACATTTGGCGGGGAAGGGTGCAAAATATATGCGGATTCACAAGCCAGTATCTATGCGGCTGGTGTATATGGGTATTTCCCGTGGTCAGGCTGCCCGTGTCGAACTTCTGATAAAAAAGTTCAAGGTCGAACAGAAACGGCAGCTATGGGCGGCACTGGACGATTTTCAGACGGCCTGA
- a CDS encoding Rne/Rng family ribonuclease — MLFNATQAEELRVAIVDGQTLLDLDIETLGKEQRKGNIYKGIITRIEPSLEACFVDYGTDRHGFLPFKEVSRSYFQDYEGGRARIQDVLKEGMEIIVQVEKDERGNKGAALTTFISLAGRYLVLMPNNPRGGGVSRRIEGEERQELKAAMAELDVPRGMSLIARTAGIGRSVEELQWDFNYLQQLWQAIEEAGRAHNEPYLLFMESSLLIRAIRDYFRPDIGEILVDNQEVYDQISEFMSYVMPNNIGRLKLYQDHTPLFSRFQIEHQIESAFSRSVSLPSGGAIVIDHTEALVSIDVNSARATRGADIEDTAFKTNMEAAEEVARQMRLRDLGGLVVIDFIDMENAKHQRDVENVLRDALKKDRARVQMGKLSRFGLLELSRQRLKPALGESSHIACPRCAGTGVIRSIESTALHVLRIVQEEAMKDNTGEVHAQVPVDVATFLLNEKRAELFGMEERLDVSVFLIPNIHLENPHYEVTRVRTDDVDENAEPSYKRVAAPEEDENAKPFGGDKAKATRPEPAVKGVKHTQPAPIVNTPSAQASWWSNFKNWLGKIFGTSAAEEKTADSEKTEKRSAGGRQNARRSSNRRNHPRRGQNVKRQDTDGDKAETENKAVKLTEEKDNSGRSNRRNQNDNSRERSGRQSQSSDEDRRNDAVQTEEAENSRNERQSGQSDRRRRNSRPEEKTTAAPSAAVETADTAAEPQVADINEAEVPAESTSDSNENRNNRRRNGRNRDQRDQRERRNNTKKRNIPSAAKIEQYLSIEETGNKVRFAVAHIFGKEIETPVSIPVAAPLADTSIVESKDDAPLVVVVPQQDENEPTPLLFAIEDDLDDTLPVASHTEQDFVIQAIDNVEQAVAEIVGVPPFESVVPSEPETVTTVAAIVETAEVTPLQPAVDNLDLGGLILVQTRAEALKAAVSQIQPETVNGLRRSDVPKAVETDISDLPMVQIETRQ, encoded by the coding sequence ATGTTATTTAATGCCACGCAGGCCGAAGAGCTGCGCGTGGCGATTGTCGACGGGCAAACGCTGCTCGATCTCGATATTGAAACGCTGGGTAAAGAACAGCGCAAAGGTAATATCTACAAGGGTATCATCACCCGCATCGAACCGTCGCTGGAAGCGTGTTTCGTCGATTACGGCACCGACCGCCACGGTTTTCTCCCCTTCAAAGAAGTCTCCCGTTCCTATTTCCAAGACTACGAGGGCGGCCGCGCCCGTATCCAAGACGTGCTGAAAGAAGGCATGGAAATCATTGTTCAGGTTGAAAAAGACGAACGCGGCAACAAAGGTGCGGCGCTCACCACTTTTATCAGCCTGGCCGGCCGCTATCTCGTACTGATGCCGAACAACCCCCGCGGCGGCGGCGTATCTCGCCGTATCGAAGGCGAAGAACGTCAAGAGTTAAAAGCCGCTATGGCCGAATTGGACGTACCGCGCGGCATGAGCCTGATCGCCCGTACCGCCGGTATCGGCCGTAGCGTAGAAGAACTGCAATGGGACTTCAACTACCTGCAACAACTTTGGCAGGCCATCGAAGAAGCCGGCCGCGCTCACAACGAGCCTTACCTGCTCTTTATGGAAAGCTCGCTGCTTATCCGCGCCATCCGTGACTACTTCCGCCCCGACATCGGCGAAATTTTGGTCGACAACCAAGAAGTGTACGACCAGATTTCCGAATTTATGTCGTATGTGATGCCCAACAACATAGGCCGTCTGAAACTCTATCAAGACCACACTCCGCTGTTTTCGCGTTTCCAAATCGAACACCAAATCGAAAGCGCATTTTCGCGTAGTGTCAGCCTGCCTTCCGGCGGTGCGATTGTGATCGATCACACAGAGGCACTGGTTTCCATTGATGTCAACTCTGCCCGTGCCACCCGCGGTGCAGACATCGAAGACACCGCCTTCAAGACCAATATGGAAGCCGCCGAAGAAGTGGCCCGCCAAATGCGTTTGCGCGACTTGGGCGGCTTGGTGGTAATCGACTTCATCGATATGGAAAATGCCAAGCATCAGCGCGATGTGGAAAACGTGCTGCGCGATGCCCTCAAAAAAGACCGGGCACGCGTGCAAATGGGCAAATTGAGCCGCTTCGGCCTGCTTGAACTTTCCCGTCAACGCCTGAAGCCTGCATTGGGCGAAAGCAGCCATATCGCCTGCCCGCGTTGCGCCGGCACCGGCGTAATCCGCAGCATCGAATCAACCGCCCTGCATGTGTTGCGCATCGTTCAGGAAGAAGCCATGAAAGACAACACTGGCGAAGTGCACGCGCAAGTGCCGGTTGATGTGGCCACGTTCCTGCTCAATGAAAAACGCGCCGAGCTTTTCGGTATGGAAGAACGTTTGGACGTATCCGTTTTCCTGATTCCCAACATCCACCTCGAAAACCCGCACTACGAAGTTACCCGTGTGCGTACCGACGATGTAGACGAAAACGCCGAGCCAAGCTACAAACGCGTGGCCGCACCGGAAGAAGACGAAAATGCCAAACCTTTCGGCGGCGATAAAGCCAAAGCTACCCGTCCCGAACCGGCCGTAAAAGGCGTAAAACATACCCAACCCGCACCGATTGTAAACACTCCGTCCGCCCAAGCATCGTGGTGGAGCAATTTCAAAAACTGGCTGGGTAAAATTTTCGGCACTTCCGCGGCAGAAGAAAAAACAGCCGATTCCGAAAAAACCGAAAAACGCAGCGCAGGCGGCCGTCAGAACGCGCGCCGTTCTTCCAACCGCCGCAATCACCCGCGCCGCGGGCAAAATGTCAAACGTCAAGATACTGACGGCGATAAAGCCGAAACGGAAAACAAAGCCGTCAAATTGACGGAAGAAAAAGACAACAGCGGCCGCAGTAACCGCCGTAATCAAAATGACAACAGCCGTGAACGTAGCGGCCGTCAAAGCCAAAGCTCAGACGAAGACCGTCGCAACGATGCAGTCCAAACGGAAGAAGCTGAAAACAGCCGCAACGAACGCCAAAGCGGACAATCGGACCGTCGCCGCCGCAACAGCCGCCCCGAAGAAAAAACCACCGCTGCTCCTTCAGCCGCCGTTGAAACTGCCGATACTGCGGCGGAACCTCAAGTTGCCGATATAAACGAAGCCGAGGTACCTGCTGAAAGCACATCCGACTCGAATGAAAACCGTAACAACCGCCGACGCAATGGCCGCAACCGCGACCAACGCGATCAGCGTGAACGCCGGAACAATACTAAAAAACGTAATATTCCGTCTGCAGCAAAAATCGAACAATATTTGAGTATCGAAGAAACGGGTAACAAGGTGCGTTTTGCCGTAGCGCATATTTTTGGCAAGGAAATCGAAACTCCGGTTTCTATTCCTGTTGCCGCTCCGCTGGCAGATACCTCCATTGTCGAATCCAAAGACGATGCACCGCTGGTGGTTGTGGTTCCGCAGCAGGACGAAAACGAACCCACACCCTTATTATTCGCCATTGAAGATGACCTCGACGACACACTTCCCGTTGCCTCTCATACAGAACAGGATTTTGTGATACAGGCCATCGATAATGTGGAACAAGCCGTTGCCGAGATCGTGGGCGTACCGCCTTTTGAGTCTGTTGTACCCTCGGAACCTGAAACCGTAACAACCGTAGCCGCAATTGTCGAAACGGCTGAAGTTACACCCTTGCAGCCTGCCGTGGACAACTTGGATTTAGGCGGCTTGATTTTGGTACAAACCCGTGCCGAAGCATTAAAAGCAGCCGTATCCCAAATCCAGCCCGAAACGGTAAACGGCTTGCGTCGCTCGGATGTCCCCAAAGCCGTTGAGACCGACATTTCGGATCTACCGATGGTTCAGATTGAAACGCGTCAATAA
- a CDS encoding HPr family phosphocarrier protein gives MLKQEIEIINKLGLHARASSKFTQTAGQFQSEVWVSRNGKRVNGKSIMGLMMLAAAKGTVIELETDGADEAAAMRALVDLINDHFGEGE, from the coding sequence ATGCTGAAACAAGAGATTGAAATCATTAACAAGCTCGGCCTGCATGCCCGTGCTTCGAGCAAGTTTACTCAAACGGCGGGGCAGTTTCAGAGCGAAGTCTGGGTAAGCCGAAACGGGAAACGGGTGAATGGTAAAAGCATTATGGGATTGATGATGCTGGCGGCGGCCAAAGGTACGGTAATCGAACTGGAAACCGACGGTGCCGACGAAGCGGCTGCAATGCGGGCATTGGTAGATTTAATCAACGATCATTTCGGCGAAGGCGAATAA
- a CDS encoding LysR family transcriptional regulator yields the protein MDSIIELRHLKTLLALEETGSVSLAAKRVFLTQSALSHQIRALENYYETPLFERKSTPLRFTPAGERLLQLARDLLPQVAAAERDMAQIIEGEAGELRLAVECHTCFDWLMPAMGEFRPLWPQVELDIVSGFQADPVGLLLQHRADLAIVSDAEPQSGITFQPLFAYGMVGICAKDHPLAAKNVWEAEDFADETLITYPVPDDMLDLLRKVLLPKGINPPRRHSELTIAIIQLVASRRGIAALPYWTVMPYLEKDYVISRPITENGLQSELYAAMRAEDMGKTYLENFCQIVRDRGFADLPGLSVLEM from the coding sequence ATGGATTCCATTATAGAACTGCGCCATCTCAAAACCCTGTTGGCGTTGGAAGAAACCGGCAGCGTATCATTGGCTGCAAAACGCGTATTCCTTACCCAGTCCGCCCTGTCTCATCAGATTCGGGCATTGGAAAACTACTACGAAACGCCGTTGTTTGAGCGCAAATCCACCCCGCTGCGCTTTACACCTGCGGGAGAACGCCTGCTTCAGCTGGCACGCGATCTGCTGCCTCAGGTCGCTGCAGCGGAACGGGATATGGCACAAATTATCGAAGGTGAGGCGGGTGAATTGCGTTTGGCTGTAGAATGCCATACCTGCTTCGACTGGCTGATGCCTGCCATGGGAGAATTCCGTCCTTTATGGCCACAAGTGGAGCTGGATATCGTATCAGGCTTCCAAGCCGACCCTGTAGGGCTGCTGCTGCAACATCGAGCCGATTTAGCCATTGTATCTGATGCCGAACCTCAATCTGGTATTACTTTTCAACCGCTGTTTGCCTACGGTATGGTGGGCATTTGCGCCAAAGATCATCCTCTTGCCGCTAAAAATGTTTGGGAAGCGGAAGATTTTGCCGATGAAACGCTGATCACCTACCCCGTGCCCGACGATATGCTTGATTTACTGCGCAAAGTACTGCTGCCCAAAGGCATCAATCCACCCCGTCGCCATAGCGAATTAACAATTGCGATTATCCAGCTCGTCGCCAGCCGCCGGGGCATTGCCGCCCTCCCCTATTGGACAGTGATGCCCTATCTTGAAAAAGACTATGTCATTTCCCGCCCGATTACCGAAAACGGCCTGCAAAGCGAACTTTATGCCGCCATGCGTGCAGAAGATATGGGAAAAACCTATCTGGAAAATTTCTGCCAAATTGTGCGCGACCGCGGATTTGCAGACTTGCCGGGGCTGAGTGTTCTGGAAATGTAA
- a CDS encoding DUF2628 domain-containing protein, producing the protein MNANDYSGLSGKWQKRFEFFDKYGTNPNVPEFKAAIKAVPFMQRNLYLINFIAFFFGFIYFFVLGLWRKNLTLLGITVACSILLDAAIMLFAPDITEHSLNAINRGVGFAFAALYALTANRAYYLHKVKGSKSWNPFEQ; encoded by the coding sequence ATGAACGCCAATGATTATTCGGGACTGAGCGGCAAATGGCAAAAGAGATTTGAATTTTTCGACAAATACGGCACCAATCCCAATGTACCGGAATTCAAAGCTGCCATCAAAGCAGTGCCGTTTATGCAGCGAAATCTTTATCTAATCAATTTCATAGCATTCTTTTTCGGTTTTATCTATTTTTTCGTTTTGGGTTTGTGGCGCAAAAATTTGACATTGTTGGGCATTACCGTGGCTTGCTCCATTCTGCTTGATGCGGCGATAATGCTTTTTGCTCCCGATATCACCGAGCACTCTTTAAATGCCATCAATAGGGGAGTAGGTTTTGCGTTTGCCGCGCTTTACGCTTTGACGGCAAACCGGGCCTATTATCTGCACAAGGTTAAAGGATCGAAGAGCTGGAACCCTTTTGAACAGTAA